In Moorella sp. Hama-1, a single genomic region encodes these proteins:
- a CDS encoding DUF4430 domain-containing protein → MPKRIVYLVAALVIMAALIGPAVWRQKTASTSPAAPDTALTQSQVPSPGGNPAAGNAPENTGGQVPEIPTPAAMGKNAGDNGGTTGGKEAAPANSQGVTTTPSKASGQVNAGAAPPDGSGSNGSPAGNKNNVPSPSAPPAFEGCQVGIAVIGMKGQILFGPAAVTVNKNNKWGLTALGALDATGLKYSMSPVYGNFVQSIAGQANKGMCGWMYKVNNETPLVAASEKDVSPGDKIIWWYSESMNNPGPTWEGLKAAAP, encoded by the coding sequence ATGCCGAAGAGAATAGTGTACCTGGTGGCGGCCCTGGTAATTATGGCAGCTTTAATCGGTCCGGCAGTTTGGCGGCAGAAAACTGCCAGCACCAGCCCGGCCGCCCCTGATACGGCCCTCACCCAAAGCCAGGTCCCTTCGCCGGGGGGGAATCCCGCTGCCGGCAACGCTCCAGAAAATACCGGCGGTCAAGTCCCGGAAATCCCAACGCCGGCGGCAATGGGGAAGAACGCAGGTGATAACGGTGGAACAACCGGGGGAAAGGAAGCTGCTCCGGCTAATTCCCAGGGGGTTACCACTACGCCATCCAAAGCCAGCGGCCAGGTTAATGCTGGTGCTGCTCCACCGGACGGGTCCGGTAGTAACGGTAGCCCGGCCGGGAACAAAAATAACGTTCCGTCTCCCTCCGCTCCCCCTGCCTTTGAGGGCTGCCAGGTGGGGATTGCTGTCATCGGCATGAAGGGCCAGATCCTTTTCGGCCCCGCTGCGGTAACCGTTAATAAAAACAATAAATGGGGGCTGACCGCCCTGGGCGCCCTGGATGCCACCGGCCTGAAATACAGCATGAGCCCGGTGTACGGTAATTTTGTCCAGAGCATCGCCGGCCAGGCCAATAAAGGCATGTGCGGCTGGATGTATAAAGTTAATAATGAGACCCCGTTGGTTGCAGCCAGCGAGAAAGATGTTAGCCCCGGGGATAAGATTATCTGGTGGTATAGCGAAAGCATGAATAATCCCGGTCCTACCTGGGAGGGCTTAAAAGCGGCTGCACCTTAA
- a CDS encoding S-layer homology domain-containing protein, translating to MFRNSFSKRFLSLALILGLLLSLAASFTAPGTARATAGTYSDLATSAVQFNKQAYTTGTPLDAYDAYVLTLAGEDPSSSSWVYNGKSLKQTVLDAVYDTLNNPSSKAAKAVANELLAIKGWGYNDQAAQLAGILANKQGPQGFDNNVYSDMPAFVALGLAGEFSVVNFAYAREYLLGNQCTASGANLGAWGSTYGNTFYPDFMTTCQAIRALTYLPGAASDQQIQAAINNGLQYLKQWLQDDGSVYRNTQPWPDDPVVDTAEVIITLKRLNLDPATWKSTGGLTPLDYMKDKARNNDGSFGTTKNVLDATEALYTYLVLDGQTGTSALPGLKITPATASITLNGQQQYRAILCYMNGTSSDVTNEAAWSVGDTGIASVSDSVYGLVTALKAGQTVVTATYGGLTATASLNVAAPAPSAPERNYCTVDMAVVGMNGELLYGPGPVMISKNGRWGLTALGALDATGLSYVDDNGFVKSIAGQANSGMNGWMYKVNGSVPMVGAAQKTIQDGDEIIWWYSTDWSSPGPTWESLVKGSTSVTPVEATPASLQEQNKKLPGTLQASDAALEAVEKIAQLLDLKSNADQLGVLKEVNKAVAVVGSDQPLGRKVMAALKKDLEQNKIDLAQKVTAAAGATITDNKEEVALAIPGGALTQDVEITVKKVDFAGTAGNSGGSNAPAPPPAGYRPISAAYNFGPDGTTFAVPVTITLKVALPPLTKPENLALAWYDKTKSQWLAIPAVFDVSKGLILARVNHFSDYAVFVREARKCFVDVTPASCGWAQDTIETLAGAGIVAGVDGSHFEPDRAVTRAEFASLLVKALGLEAKQGAKNPFKDVKGDAWYAGAVTAAAGNGVVKGYEDGTFRPDRTIAREEVAAMLVRAMNLPATKEKPAFKDSDSVSAWARNSVAVAAAHGLVKGFEDGTFRPGAAASRAECAVMVYRTLVAE from the coding sequence ATGTTCCGGAATAGCTTCTCTAAGCGTTTCCTTTCCCTGGCCTTAATCCTTGGCTTGCTTTTAAGCTTGGCGGCCTCTTTCACCGCCCCTGGTACGGCAAGGGCGACGGCGGGAACTTATAGCGACCTCGCTACCAGCGCGGTTCAATTTAACAAGCAGGCCTACACCACTGGTACACCCCTGGACGCTTATGACGCCTATGTCCTTACCCTGGCGGGAGAAGATCCTTCATCCTCGTCCTGGGTTTATAATGGTAAGTCTTTAAAGCAAACGGTACTTGATGCCGTTTATGATACCTTAAATAATCCTTCCTCAAAAGCAGCTAAAGCTGTTGCTAACGAACTCCTGGCGATTAAAGGGTGGGGTTATAATGACCAGGCGGCCCAATTAGCCGGCATACTGGCTAACAAACAGGGACCCCAGGGTTTTGACAATAATGTCTATAGCGATATGCCGGCCTTCGTTGCCTTGGGCTTGGCCGGTGAGTTCAGCGTGGTCAATTTTGCTTACGCCCGGGAGTATCTTCTGGGCAACCAGTGCACTGCGAGCGGCGCTAATTTAGGCGCCTGGGGCAGTACCTATGGTAATACTTTTTACCCGGACTTTATGACGACCTGCCAGGCTATCCGAGCTTTGACCTATTTACCTGGGGCCGCCAGCGACCAGCAGATCCAGGCGGCCATTAATAACGGCCTGCAATACCTGAAACAATGGCTGCAGGATGACGGTAGTGTCTATAGAAATACCCAACCCTGGCCGGACGATCCCGTGGTGGATACGGCAGAAGTTATTATCACCTTAAAAAGGTTGAACCTGGACCCTGCTACCTGGAAAAGTACGGGGGGTTTAACCCCCCTGGATTACATGAAAGATAAAGCCCGCAATAACGATGGCAGTTTTGGCACTACGAAAAATGTCCTGGATGCCACGGAAGCCCTTTACACATATTTGGTCCTGGATGGCCAGACCGGTACATCGGCCTTACCGGGGCTCAAGATAACACCGGCTACGGCCAGCATTACTCTTAATGGCCAGCAGCAGTATCGAGCTATTTTATGCTATATGAATGGCACTAGCAGCGACGTGACCAACGAGGCCGCCTGGTCCGTGGGTGATACCGGCATTGCCAGTGTTTCTGACAGCGTCTATGGCCTGGTCACCGCCCTGAAGGCCGGGCAGACGGTGGTTACAGCCACTTACGGCGGCCTGACGGCGACGGCCAGTCTCAATGTTGCCGCACCTGCACCATCGGCGCCAGAGCGTAACTACTGCACTGTCGATATGGCCGTGGTGGGTATGAACGGCGAGTTGCTCTATGGCCCCGGTCCTGTCATGATAAGCAAAAACGGCAGGTGGGGCCTGACGGCCCTGGGGGCCCTGGACGCCACCGGCCTCAGTTATGTTGACGACAACGGCTTTGTTAAAAGCATCGCCGGCCAGGCCAATAGCGGCATGAACGGCTGGATGTACAAGGTTAACGGCAGCGTGCCCATGGTGGGTGCTGCCCAAAAAACGATCCAGGACGGCGACGAGATTATCTGGTGGTACAGTACGGACTGGAGTTCCCCAGGCCCGACCTGGGAGAGCCTGGTTAAAGGTAGTACGTCCGTTACGCCGGTAGAAGCTACACCGGCCAGCCTCCAGGAGCAGAATAAAAAACTGCCCGGTACTTTGCAGGCTTCTGATGCCGCCCTGGAGGCGGTGGAAAAAATCGCCCAGTTGCTGGACCTGAAGTCAAATGCGGACCAGCTTGGGGTATTAAAGGAAGTAAATAAGGCTGTGGCCGTTGTAGGCAGCGACCAGCCCCTGGGCCGGAAAGTAATGGCGGCTCTAAAAAAGGATCTCGAACAAAATAAAATCGACCTGGCCCAGAAGGTTACGGCCGCAGCAGGTGCAACTATAACTGATAACAAAGAAGAAGTGGCCCTGGCCATACCGGGTGGGGCCCTGACGCAGGACGTAGAGATAACCGTTAAGAAGGTTGACTTTGCGGGAACTGCTGGCAATAGCGGCGGTAGTAACGCCCCGGCCCCGCCGCCGGCAGGTTACCGGCCCATTTCGGCAGCGTACAACTTTGGCCCCGACGGCACCACCTTTGCCGTCCCGGTGACCATAACTCTGAAGGTCGCCCTGCCGCCCCTGACCAAACCGGAGAACCTGGCCCTGGCCTGGTACGATAAAACTAAGAGTCAGTGGCTGGCTATCCCGGCCGTGTTCGACGTGTCGAAAGGCTTGATCCTGGCCCGGGTAAACCACTTCTCCGACTACGCCGTTTTTGTCCGGGAGGCCAGGAAGTGCTTCGTAGACGTAACACCAGCTTCTTGCGGCTGGGCCCAGGATACCATTGAAACCCTGGCCGGGGCCGGTATTGTGGCCGGGGTGGACGGCAGCCACTTCGAGCCGGACAGGGCGGTGACCAGGGCGGAGTTTGCCAGCTTGCTGGTCAAGGCCCTGGGCCTGGAGGCGAAGCAGGGGGCTAAGAACCCCTTTAAGGACGTAAAAGGTGATGCCTGGTACGCCGGGGCGGTAACTGCCGCCGCCGGCAACGGCGTGGTCAAAGGGTACGAGGACGGCACCTTCCGCCCGGACAGGACCATTGCCCGCGAAGAAGTGGCGGCGATGCTGGTCCGGGCCATGAACCTACCGGCAACTAAGGAAAAGCCAGCCTTTAAGGATAGCGACAGTGTTTCCGCCTGGGCCAGGAACAGCGTGGCCGTGGCTGCCGCCCATGGGTTAGTTAAAGGCTTCGAAGACGGTACCTTCCGGCCGGGGGCTGCCGCCAGCCGGGCCGAATGCGCGGTGATGGTCTACAGGACGTTGGTAGCTGAATAG
- a CDS encoding ferredoxin, giving the protein MEVAPMAVVNIDRDKCRPERCESGVCAATSSCTWRALEQGRPFVPPSVDTNSCLGCFRCTLFCPHQAISVL; this is encoded by the coding sequence ATGGAGGTGGCCCCAATGGCAGTAGTAAACATTGATCGAGATAAGTGCCGGCCAGAGCGGTGTGAAAGCGGTGTATGTGCGGCGACTTCTTCCTGTACCTGGAGGGCGCTGGAACAAGGCCGACCATTTGTCCCGCCATCCGTTGATACCAATAGCTGCCTGGGATGTTTCCGGTGCACCCTTTTTTGCCCTCACCAGGCCATAAGCGTACTTTGA
- a CDS encoding nitrogenase reductase, with amino-acid sequence MPKILITGRGGSGKSTLVTLLARVLGDRGKVLVVDTDESNLGLCKMLGQEPPALTLMGCLGGKSAVKEKLLASADEKKKVFVDNLTIDSLPDECLGGQWPARYLRIGKIERSLEGCACPMGAVARSFLKELTVGQDEWVLVDTEAGVEHFGRGVPQGADRVVIVVDPSQEALLLAAKAQKLCADLNKKFIVVLNKVDAAASAYLRQELAARGMVVVGTIPFIKDIWQANMLGETLAIDTCREEMEALAISLGGFNGIN; translated from the coding sequence ATGCCCAAAATACTTATCACTGGACGGGGCGGTAGTGGCAAGAGTACATTGGTTACGCTACTGGCTCGGGTGCTGGGTGACCGGGGAAAGGTCCTTGTTGTGGATACCGATGAATCAAATCTCGGTCTTTGCAAGATGCTGGGCCAGGAACCGCCGGCATTGACTTTAATGGGCTGTCTGGGAGGCAAGTCGGCAGTAAAGGAAAAGCTGCTGGCGTCCGCTGATGAAAAGAAAAAAGTATTTGTCGATAACTTAACAATTGATAGCCTGCCAGATGAATGTTTGGGCGGCCAGTGGCCTGCCCGTTACCTGCGCATTGGCAAGATTGAGCGCAGCCTGGAGGGTTGTGCTTGCCCTATGGGGGCTGTGGCACGTTCTTTTTTAAAGGAGCTTACAGTGGGCCAGGACGAATGGGTATTGGTAGATACCGAGGCTGGGGTAGAGCATTTCGGCCGGGGGGTACCGCAAGGAGCAGATCGGGTAGTGATAGTTGTCGATCCTTCCCAGGAGGCGTTGTTACTTGCTGCGAAAGCCCAAAAACTATGTGCGGATCTAAATAAAAAATTTATTGTTGTTTTAAACAAAGTCGATGCTGCTGCTTCGGCTTATTTGCGCCAGGAACTGGCCGCTAGGGGGATGGTCGTGGTGGGTACCATACCCTTTATTAAAGATATTTGGCAGGCTAATATGTTAGGAGAAACACTGGCGATTGACACATGCAGGGAAGAAATGGAGGCATTAGCAATAAGTTTGGGTGGCTTCAATGGCATTAATTAA
- a CDS encoding FAD-dependent oxidoreductase codes for MNKYDVIIIGGGPAGISATRVFGQATSGLRVALIRPEPHSMIYCAMPYVIEGEIVLEKTFKADTLVTDNGVDLIRDKVIEVNFKAREITTASGNKYCYQKLLIATGARPILPNIAGSQLQGVMTFKTEGDLSAIMEAVESGLNKVVVVGAGAIGIELAQALKARGVEVHLVDMQDHILPALVDQEMVAEAQKMLQEHGIILYLNNRVVALEGNEGVREVAMANGERISFGMEDGLVVFCVGMKADIYLFRDTGLALGRNGILVNAGMETNLSGVYAAGDCVEYKSALTGKVIEGKLATNAVPMGKVAAWRILGENVEYAGFYNGAATKIYNLRIGGTGFTERAATENGYTPITGYGETTTRFPIIPGAKKVKIKLIADKGSKRIIGGQVIGGEAVVERVDVITFAMQKMAKASELATLSYAAQPYQSFYPANNAIVMAAEEIVRKLK; via the coding sequence ATGAACAAATATGACGTAATTATTATCGGTGGAGGTCCTGCGGGCATCAGCGCCACACGGGTTTTTGGCCAGGCAACCTCGGGATTAAGGGTTGCCCTTATCAGGCCCGAGCCCCATAGTATGATTTACTGCGCTATGCCCTACGTAATTGAGGGTGAAATTGTGTTGGAAAAGACTTTTAAAGCAGATACGTTAGTGACGGACAATGGAGTAGATTTAATTCGCGATAAGGTAATCGAGGTGAATTTTAAGGCCAGGGAAATTACCACCGCTTCGGGGAACAAGTATTGCTACCAAAAACTGCTCATAGCAACTGGGGCGCGGCCGATTTTGCCTAACATTGCAGGAAGCCAATTGCAGGGCGTCATGACTTTTAAGACTGAAGGAGATCTATCAGCCATTATGGAGGCTGTAGAAAGTGGCCTCAACAAAGTTGTCGTCGTTGGTGCCGGGGCTATAGGCATCGAGCTGGCCCAAGCTCTTAAGGCCCGGGGCGTTGAAGTACACCTCGTGGATATGCAGGACCACATTTTGCCAGCTTTGGTTGATCAGGAAATGGTGGCCGAGGCGCAAAAAATGCTGCAGGAACACGGTATAATTTTATATTTGAACAATAGAGTGGTTGCTCTGGAAGGAAATGAAGGCGTCAGAGAAGTGGCCATGGCAAATGGCGAACGCATCAGTTTTGGCATGGAGGATGGCCTGGTTGTTTTTTGCGTGGGCATGAAAGCCGATATCTACCTTTTTCGTGACACAGGGTTGGCCCTGGGCCGCAATGGTATTTTGGTCAACGCCGGTATGGAAACCAATCTTTCGGGAGTTTATGCTGCCGGGGATTGCGTAGAATATAAAAGCGCCCTTACCGGTAAGGTTATAGAAGGCAAACTGGCTACCAATGCCGTGCCTATGGGCAAGGTTGCGGCCTGGCGCATTCTGGGAGAAAATGTTGAGTATGCGGGTTTTTATAACGGTGCGGCTACCAAAATATACAATCTCCGTATCGGGGGAACAGGTTTTACTGAGAGAGCAGCAACAGAGAATGGTTATACTCCTATAACCGGCTACGGGGAGACCACGACCAGATTTCCTATTATACCAGGAGCTAAAAAAGTAAAGATTAAGCTGATTGCTGATAAAGGGTCCAAGCGCATAATCGGTGGGCAGGTGATAGGCGGTGAGGCTGTGGTTGAACGGGTGGACGTTATTACTTTTGCTATGCAGAAAATGGCCAAAGCTAGCGAACTGGCTACATTAAGCTATGCCGCCCAACCTTACCAATCTTTTTACCCCGCTAACAACGCAATTGTTATGGCTGCTGAGGAAATAGTACGTAAACTCAAGTAA
- the feoB gene encoding ferrous iron transport protein B, whose protein sequence is MVVAAMAKPEREEIIALVGNPNSGKTSIFNDLTGARQHVGNWPGVTVEKKEGKLIYQGETYNIVDLPGTYSLGAYSEDELIARNFILFDKPEAVINVVDASNLERNLYLTIQLLEMGANIVVALNMVDEARARKIEINIPRLAQALGVPVVPTVATRSEGIKELVAMAASKARETPPQPLLMNYGPEIEAEINKLEQIIKFDPNLSAKYPARWLAIKLLEDDARLQTELQQSGARQVLEQAAKSNKHLGAVLGEEVEAIIADRRYGFINGLVREAVTRRQTLEERLTVSDKIDSIVTNRYLGLPIFILAMRAVFQFTFKLGEPMIGGVETAFAGLTGLVTGWLAALGAPGLLTSFIADGIIGGLGSVLVFIPPIFLLFLAISLLEDSGYMARAAYIMDRLMHTLGLHGKSFVPLLIGFGCNVPGIMATRTLESRKDRMITILINPLMSCTARLPVYVLFTGAFFTANQGWVIFSLYLLGIVLAIIMGKIFKTFLFKGETAPFVMELPPYRVPTLKGTLIHMWERGSSFVRKAGTVIVAAVVLIWVLSNLPLGVEYASQESLIGRLGTILAPIFKPAGFGTWQAAVALLFGILAKEVVVGTLGVLYGVEESGLTAAIAQSWTPLSAYAFMVMTLIYIPCVAAIGAIRRETNSWGWTAFAVGYSLVLGWVMAVLVFQAGKLLGLG, encoded by the coding sequence ATGGTGGTAGCAGCAATGGCTAAACCTGAAAGGGAAGAGATTATTGCCTTAGTCGGTAATCCCAATTCAGGTAAGACCAGTATTTTTAACGACTTGACCGGTGCCCGCCAGCATGTCGGCAACTGGCCGGGCGTAACGGTGGAGAAAAAAGAAGGTAAGCTTATTTATCAAGGAGAAACTTACAATATTGTAGATTTGCCTGGGACTTATAGCCTTGGTGCTTACAGCGAGGACGAGCTTATCGCCCGCAATTTTATCCTCTTTGATAAACCTGAGGCTGTTATCAATGTCGTCGACGCCTCCAACCTGGAACGCAACTTATACTTGACTATCCAGTTGTTGGAGATGGGGGCTAACATCGTCGTCGCCTTAAATATGGTTGATGAGGCCCGGGCACGCAAGATCGAAATCAATATCCCCCGCCTGGCTCAAGCTCTAGGAGTGCCGGTGGTGCCGACCGTAGCCACACGTAGCGAGGGTATAAAAGAACTCGTGGCTATGGCTGCCAGTAAAGCCCGGGAAACGCCTCCGCAACCCCTGCTAATGAATTATGGCCCGGAAATTGAAGCTGAGATCAATAAATTAGAACAAATTATCAAGTTCGACCCCAATCTTTCTGCAAAATACCCCGCCAGGTGGCTGGCGATAAAACTCCTGGAAGACGATGCGCGCCTTCAGACAGAGTTACAACAGAGTGGAGCCAGGCAGGTGCTGGAACAGGCCGCTAAAAGCAACAAGCATTTAGGTGCAGTTTTAGGCGAAGAAGTAGAAGCCATTATTGCCGATCGCCGCTATGGTTTTATCAACGGCCTGGTAAGAGAAGCCGTCACCAGGCGTCAGACCCTGGAGGAAAGGCTTACTGTATCTGATAAGATTGACAGCATAGTTACCAATAGATACCTGGGATTGCCCATTTTTATCCTGGCTATGAGGGCTGTCTTTCAATTTACCTTCAAGCTGGGGGAACCCATGATTGGCGGGGTAGAAACCGCCTTTGCGGGCTTAACCGGCCTTGTTACCGGCTGGCTGGCGGCCCTGGGTGCCCCGGGACTCCTGACTTCCTTTATAGCTGATGGGATAATCGGCGGTCTGGGTTCAGTACTGGTGTTTATCCCTCCCATCTTCTTGCTCTTTCTGGCTATCTCTCTCCTGGAAGATAGCGGTTACATGGCCCGGGCCGCCTATATTATGGATCGGCTGATGCATACCCTGGGCCTGCACGGCAAATCCTTTGTCCCGCTTTTAATTGGCTTTGGCTGCAACGTGCCGGGCATTATGGCCACCCGCACCCTGGAAAGCCGCAAGGATCGTATGATTACTATTTTGATCAATCCTTTGATGTCCTGCACGGCGCGCCTGCCGGTCTACGTCCTTTTTACCGGCGCCTTCTTTACAGCCAACCAGGGCTGGGTAATCTTTTCCCTGTACCTTTTAGGCATAGTTCTGGCCATTATCATGGGCAAAATATTTAAGACCTTCCTTTTTAAAGGGGAAACAGCCCCGTTTGTCATGGAACTGCCGCCTTACCGGGTACCGACCCTTAAGGGTACCTTAATCCACATGTGGGAGCGGGGGAGTTCCTTTGTTCGCAAGGCCGGTACCGTTATTGTCGCTGCCGTGGTGCTAATCTGGGTGCTTTCCAACTTACCCCTGGGGGTTGAATACGCCAGCCAGGAGAGCCTGATCGGAAGACTGGGAACTATACTGGCTCCGATCTTTAAACCGGCCGGCTTTGGCACCTGGCAAGCGGCAGTAGCCCTGCTCTTTGGCATCCTGGCTAAAGAGGTGGTCGTCGGTACTTTGGGGGTCCTCTACGGGGTAGAGGAGAGCGGCTTGACCGCAGCCATTGCTCAATCCTGGACGCCCCTTTCAGCGTACGCTTTTATGGTCATGACCCTCATCTACATTCCCTGCGTGGCGGCCATCGGCGCCATCCGCCGCGAGACCAACTCCTGGGGCTGGACCGCCTTTGCTGTCGGGTATAGCCTGGTACTGGGCTGGGTGATGGCGGTGCTGGTTTTCCAGGCAGGTAAGCTCCTCGGGCTTGGTTAA
- a CDS encoding FeoA family protein — protein MSSGLLPLEFLDIGREAVIREVAGGLSLRRRLTDLGLVRGTTIRVIRNDNFGPVIVSLGNSSGGGRLAIGRGMAHKIMVEEAG, from the coding sequence ATGAGCAGCGGGTTATTACCCTTGGAATTTTTAGATATAGGTCGGGAGGCAGTAATTAGAGAAGTCGCCGGGGGCCTGAGCCTGCGCCGCCGCCTAACGGATTTAGGCCTGGTACGCGGGACAACCATTAGGGTTATCCGCAATGATAACTTTGGCCCCGTAATCGTATCTTTAGGGAACAGTTCGGGGGGTGGCCGCCTGGCAATCGGGCGGGGTATGGCCCATAAGATTATGGTCGAAGAAGCAGGTTAA
- a CDS encoding DtxR family transcriptional regulator: MTSTPAISYAMQDYLEAILELYEQEDVVRVTDIAARLGIAKASVSQAMHTLANLKLIKQERYGPIELTPAGKKEAAKIRRRHQVLYRFLVEILGVDAKTASKDACLIEHVVSPLTLARLIEYLEKETGTRHKEVGGTSEGKEAVTMEIKEAINIRSLSELEKGARGRVIRIAANGEIRRRLLDMGVVPGTEVAVEGVAPLGDPIEVKVKGYHLSLRKKEAAAIFVEHLK; this comes from the coding sequence TTGACCAGCACCCCGGCTATATCGTATGCCATGCAGGACTACCTGGAAGCCATCCTGGAACTATATGAACAAGAAGACGTTGTTAGAGTTACCGATATTGCAGCCAGGCTGGGTATTGCCAAGGCTAGCGTCAGCCAGGCTATGCATACCCTGGCTAACCTGAAACTGATCAAGCAAGAAAGGTACGGGCCCATTGAACTTACGCCGGCAGGTAAAAAGGAGGCGGCTAAAATTCGGCGCCGGCATCAGGTCTTGTACCGGTTCCTGGTGGAAATCCTGGGCGTCGACGCTAAAACGGCCTCAAAGGATGCCTGCCTGATTGAACATGTAGTCAGCCCGCTGACTTTAGCCAGGTTGATCGAGTACCTGGAAAAGGAAACTGGCACCAGACATAAGGAGGTCGGGGGAACAAGTGAAGGAAAGGAGGCTGTTACAATGGAGATTAAGGAAGCCATCAACATTCGGTCTTTAAGCGAGCTGGAGAAAGGCGCCCGCGGCAGGGTAATCCGGATTGCTGCAAACGGAGAAATCCGTCGCCGGTTGCTGGATATGGGTGTAGTTCCCGGCACGGAAGTAGCTGTTGAAGGAGTAGCTCCTTTAGGTGATCCCATAGAAGTAAAAGTTAAGGGTTATCACCTGAGCTTGCGCAAAAAAGAAGCAGCAGCAATTTTTGTTGAGCATCTTAAATAA
- a CDS encoding DUF364 domain-containing protein, with amino-acid sequence MSLIDAIITSLSGDEAVKEVRIGPFWTGVWSRYCGLASTTFNHEHENCFPVGEAGSLTGRSARELCRYATSASLLEATIGLASINSLIEVDMERCQDLNAGDLLVEKGAGKRVVVVGHFPFTARLRQAVAKLWVLERRPRSDDLPAGEAENILPRADVVAITGTALINGTMESLLKLCRKDSLVMVLGPTTPLTPLWFDYGVDLISGTRVLEPEVVLRFVSEGVVFKQLHGRGVRLLTMAKKGLK; translated from the coding sequence ATGAGCCTTATTGACGCTATTATTACCAGCCTATCCGGCGATGAGGCTGTAAAGGAAGTACGAATTGGTCCTTTTTGGACCGGCGTGTGGAGCCGTTACTGCGGCCTGGCCTCGACAACTTTTAATCATGAACATGAAAACTGTTTTCCCGTAGGCGAAGCAGGCTCTTTGACAGGTAGAAGTGCCCGCGAACTTTGCCGCTATGCTACCTCGGCAAGTCTCCTGGAAGCCACCATTGGGCTAGCCAGTATTAATTCCCTTATAGAAGTGGACATGGAACGGTGTCAGGATCTCAACGCCGGCGATCTACTGGTAGAAAAGGGCGCGGGGAAAAGGGTGGTTGTGGTGGGCCATTTCCCATTTACGGCTCGTCTGCGGCAGGCGGTCGCAAAGCTGTGGGTCCTGGAGAGAAGGCCGCGGAGCGACGATTTGCCGGCTGGCGAGGCCGAGAATATCCTTCCGCGGGCCGACGTGGTGGCCATAACCGGCACCGCCCTTATTAACGGTACTATGGAAAGCCTTCTGAAGCTCTGCCGGAAAGACAGCCTGGTAATGGTGCTTGGCCCGACAACACCCCTTACACCCCTGTGGTTTGACTACGGCGTGGACCTGATTTCCGGGACGCGGGTGCTGGAGCCGGAAGTGGTTCTCAGGTTTGTTTCTGAGGGCGTGGTATTCAAGCAGTTGCACGGGCGCGGCGTAAGGTTGCTTACCATGGCGAAAAAGGGGTTGAAATAG
- a CDS encoding FmdB family zinc ribbon protein: MPEFEFKYSDCGAISTFNKREDADSCPNCGSTRLVRIFSTPLPPGPH, translated from the coding sequence ATGCCGGAATTTGAATTCAAATACAGCGATTGCGGGGCAATAAGTACTTTTAACAAGCGGGAGGATGCTGATAGCTGTCCTAACTGCGGCAGTACGAGATTAGTAAGGATATTCTCGACGCCGTTACCGCCTGGACCTCACTAA
- a CDS encoding MOSC domain-containing protein codes for MSTGKVIGVNLSTRRGMKKTNVGSGYLIADYGLQGDVHAGTSRQVSVFMAERAEELAGALGLPFQPGDFAENITVQGINLEGVGVGARLLVGEAIVEVTQIGKQEDEPSSLFFPGSAPLKTEGIYCRVIKSGWVKTGDWVTIIALT; via the coding sequence ATGTCGACAGGCAAAGTTATCGGTGTTAATCTAAGCACCCGGAGAGGAATGAAGAAAACCAATGTTGGTTCCGGTTATTTGATTGCCGATTACGGTTTGCAAGGTGATGTTCATGCGGGGACAAGCCGGCAGGTGAGCGTTTTTATGGCTGAAAGGGCTGAAGAACTGGCCGGGGCCTTAGGCCTTCCCTTTCAACCGGGTGATTTTGCCGAAAATATTACCGTCCAGGGCATTAATTTAGAGGGAGTTGGGGTAGGGGCTAGACTTTTAGTAGGAGAAGCAATAGTTGAGGTTACCCAAATCGGTAAGCAGGAAGATGAACCTTCAAGCCTCTTTTTTCCAGGGTCGGCGCCTTTGAAGACCGAAGGTATTTATTGCCGGGTGATAAAAAGCGGCTGGGTAAAAACAGGTGACTGGGTGACCATAATTGCGTTAACTTAA